The genomic DNA CGGCATCCAGCATCGCGTTCAGGACCGCTTCGAGGGCATCACCGACGGCGAATATGAAAGCCTGATCGACATCGCGCTCGGCCTGACAGATAGGGCGATCGCGGCGCGGCGCGGCCTGTCGATCCGTGGCGCGCAGAGCCGCATCAAGCATGTCTACGACAAGCTGGGCATCGTGCCGCCCGAGGAGGGGGCCGGCGAAGCGTCGGTGTTCAACTCGCGCACGCGGGCGATCTACCTCGCCATGGCGCGCGGGTTGATCAACATAGACGCGTTGCGGCGCGAGCAGGAACAGCTCGACGCCTGGCTCGCGCAGGCGACGCCATTGCAGGAGTAGCGACCTTGAACGCCGCGACTGTGCAAAACCACAGTCGGTGCTGCGCATAGGCCGCTATCGCCCGATCCCCATCCCGACTAGGCTTTTGTCTGACAAGAATAAAAGACAAGAATCCCGGGGAAGCGCCATGCCGTTCGTCAGCATACGGATACTCGAGGGCCATTCGCAAAAGCGCAAGGACGAGATCTCGCGCCGCGTCACCGAGGCGATCAGCGAGATCGCCGAACTGCCCAAGGAAGCCATCTGGGTGGTGATCGAGGATGTGCCAGGCAGCGACTGGTTCGTCGGCGGCAAGCCGGTGCGGGAACCGAAGGGCTCGTAATGTCGATGCCCGCACACGCCCGTCATTCCGGCTTCGACGATGTCGTCGGCAATGCGGCGATGGAGCGGCTGGCCACAGGGTATTCCTTCATCGAAGGGCCGGTGTGGCACCCTTACGAGAAATGGCTGGTCTTTTCCGACATTCCGCAAAGCCGCATGTACCGGCTCGGCAATTCGGGCGAGATCGAGCTTTTCCGCGAGCCGAGCCAGATGGCCAACGGCAACACGCTCGACCGGCAGGGGCGGCTGGTGACCTGCGAACACGCGACCAGCCGGGTCACCCGCGCCGAGCCGAGCGGCGCGAAGACGGTGCTCGCCACCCACTATCAGGGCAAGCAGCTCAACAGCCCGAACGATATCGTCGTCGCCACCGGCGGCTCGATCTATTTCACCGATCCGACCTACGGGCGGGCGGAGTTCTACGGCGTGCCGAGGTCGCAGGAATTGCCGCACCAGGGCGTCTACCGGATCGACGGCGACGGCGCCCGGCTGACGCTCGTCGCCGATGACTTCACGCAGCCCAACGGGCTCTGCTTCTCGCTCGATGAATCGCGGCTCTTCATCAACGATACCGAGCGCGGCCATATCAGGGTGTTCGGCGTGGAAGCGAACGGCGATCTCAACGGCGGCGCCGTGTGGGCGGTGACGGAAGGCGATGAGCCGGGCTCGCCGGACGGGATGAAGATCGACAGCCGGGGCAATCTCTATTGCACCGGGCCCGGCGGTATCCATGTCTTCGATGCCTCGGGCGATTTGATCGGCGTCATTGCGACACCGGAATTTTGTGCCAATTTCACCTTCGGCGACGATGATCTCAGGAGCCTCTACATTGCCGCCTCGACATCGCTCTACCGGTTGAGGGTCCGCGTGCCGGGGCTGAGGTTGTTTTGAGCGAACGGGCTCGGATTTGATTGGAGTGAAGCCGGCCCGGAAGGCCGATGGAAGTGCAGCAGTCAACACATCTGGGAGGATAATGACATGAAGAAACTACTGGTCTTGAGCGCTCTTGCAGCCATGCTCGCCTCGGGCACGGCGCTTGCCGGCACGAGCGGCAAGAAGATCGCCTTCTCCAACAACTACGCCGGCAATTCGTGGCGGCAGGCGATGCTCGACAGCTACGGCATCGTCACCAAGAAAGCGGTCGAGGACAAGGTGGTCGCGGCGGCGGATGTCTTCACCACCGCCGACAAGGAAGTGCCGACCCAGGCCGCGCAGGTGCAGAACCTGATCCTGCAGGGCTATGACGCCATCGTCATCAACGCCGCCTCGCCGGATGCGTTGAACGGCGCCATCAAGCAGGCTTGCGACGCCAACATCGTCGTCGTCTCCTTCGATGGCATCGTCACCGAGCCTTGCGCCTATCGCGTCGTCGTCGACTTCAAGGATATGGGCAAGCAGGAAGTCGAGCAGATGGCCAAGTTCCAGCCGAAAGGCGGCAATCTGCTGGAAATCCGCGGCCTTGCCGGCACTTCGATCGACGATGCCATCCATGCCGGCATTCTCGAAGGCGTCGCCGCCCATCCCGAGTTCAAGATCGTCGGCTCGGTGACCGGCGACTGGGACCAGACGACGGCGCAGAAGGCGGTGGCGACCATCCTGCCGTCGCTCCCCGACGTCGTCGGCATCGTCGACCAGGGCGGCGACGGCTATGGCGCCGCGCAAGCCTTCGCCGCCGCAGGCAAGCCGCGACCGACCATCATCATGGGCAACCGTCAGGACGAGCTGAAGTGGTGGAAGGAGCAGAAGGAGAAGGACGGCTACACGACCTGGTCGGCCTCGATCGCGCCCGGCGTGTCGACGCTCGCCTTCTGGGTGGCGCAGCAGGTGCTCGACGGTCGTAAGGACATTCCGCACGACCTGCTGGTGCCCTATCTTGCCTTCACCCAGGACGATTTCGAAGCCGCGCTGCCGAAGATCAAGGAGGGCGGCGTCGCCACCCACGAATACACGCAGGAAGAAGCCGTTGCGGCCATCAAGGCCAACATCAAGCAATAGTGGCCAACGTTGCCAGCCGCATCGGCAACCGGATAAAAGTTGAGGATGCTCC from Mesorhizobium sp. M1E.F.Ca.ET.045.02.1.1 includes the following:
- a CDS encoding 4-oxalocrotonate tautomerase family protein; the encoded protein is MPFVSIRILEGHSQKRKDEISRRVTEAISEIAELPKEAIWVVIEDVPGSDWFVGGKPVREPKGS
- a CDS encoding SMP-30/gluconolactonase/LRE family protein; its protein translation is MSMPAHARHSGFDDVVGNAAMERLATGYSFIEGPVWHPYEKWLVFSDIPQSRMYRLGNSGEIELFREPSQMANGNTLDRQGRLVTCEHATSRVTRAEPSGAKTVLATHYQGKQLNSPNDIVVATGGSIYFTDPTYGRAEFYGVPRSQELPHQGVYRIDGDGARLTLVADDFTQPNGLCFSLDESRLFINDTERGHIRVFGVEANGDLNGGAVWAVTEGDEPGSPDGMKIDSRGNLYCTGPGGIHVFDASGDLIGVIATPEFCANFTFGDDDLRSLYIAASTSLYRLRVRVPGLRLF
- a CDS encoding ABC transporter substrate-binding protein, whose amino-acid sequence is MKKLLVLSALAAMLASGTALAGTSGKKIAFSNNYAGNSWRQAMLDSYGIVTKKAVEDKVVAAADVFTTADKEVPTQAAQVQNLILQGYDAIVINAASPDALNGAIKQACDANIVVVSFDGIVTEPCAYRVVVDFKDMGKQEVEQMAKFQPKGGNLLEIRGLAGTSIDDAIHAGILEGVAAHPEFKIVGSVTGDWDQTTAQKAVATILPSLPDVVGIVDQGGDGYGAAQAFAAAGKPRPTIIMGNRQDELKWWKEQKEKDGYTTWSASIAPGVSTLAFWVAQQVLDGRKDIPHDLLVPYLAFTQDDFEAALPKIKEGGVATHEYTQEEAVAAIKANIKQ